The nucleotide sequence ACGGTGCGGTTGCGCATCAACTGCCCCAGGGCCTGCTGCACCCGTTCTTCCGAGCGGCTGTCCAGGGCGGACGTCGCTTCGTCCAGCAAAAGGATGGGGGCGTTCTTCAGGAACGCCCTGGCCATGGACAGGCGCTGCCGCTGTCCGCCGGACAGCGAGGCGCCGCGCTCCACGAGCAGGGTCTGGTAGCCGTCCGGCAGGCGGTCGATGAACTCGTCGCAATGCGCCAGCCGCGCCGCCTCGTGGACCTCGTCGTCGCTGGCGTCCGGCCTGCCATAGCGGATGTTCTCCATCACGGTGCGGCGGAACAAGGGCACATCCTGCGGCACCACGGCGATCGCCTGGCGCAGGCTGTCGCGCGTCAGTCCCGCCACCGGCTGGCCGTCGAGCAGGATGCGGCCGGCGCCGACATCGTCCAGGCGCTGCAGCAGGTTCAACAGCGTGGACTTGCCCGCGCCGGATGCGCCCACCACGCCCACCTTCTGCCCCGCGGGAATGTGCAGGTCCAGCCCGCGGAAGACCACATGGCCGTCGGGATAGGCATAGTGCACGGCTTCGAATTCGATCTCGCCGCCCAAGGGTTGGTAGGGGCGGGCGTCCGGCCGGTCGCTCATGCCGTGCGGTTGGGCGACCACGCCCAGCATCTCGGCGATCACGCCGAACTGCTGGGCCGTCCCCACCAAGGCCAGCGCCAGGTCGCGCGAACCATGCAGGATGCGAAAGGCCAGGGCGCTGACCACCACCACGTCGCCGGTGGTCATGGTCCCGCCGCGCCAGGCGTGCAGGGCCCAAAGCAGCATCGTGCCGGCCATCAGCCACAGGCAGATATCGTGCAGCACGCGGGCCTTCTCCAGGTACATCCAGCTGCGCCGCTGCGCGCCCGCCTCCTGGTCCACCTGCCATCGCAGGCGCTTGCGCTCGAGGTGGCGCGCGGCAAAGGCCTGTACCGTCCAGATGTTGGAGACGGTATCGATGATCTCGCCGCCCACCCGAGAGGCGTGCATGCCGTAGGTTTCGTGCAGCTTGCGCCCGCGCACCCCGAACAGCACGATGACGGCCGCCACCGAGGCGACGAACAGCGTCAAGGCCAGGGCCAGCTTCCAGTCTATGGTCAGCAGCACGAGCGTGGCGCCGATGAACTCCACGCAGGGTGGCGTCACGTTCCAGGTCAGCGTCCCGTAGATCGTCGCGCTGGCCGTGGCGGTGGACGATATGCGGTTGCCCAGCGCGCCCGTCAGATGGCGCTTGAAGAAGGGCAGCGAGTGCCCGGTGAGATGGTCGAAAAGATCGATGCGCATATCCGCGCACGAGGCCACGATGGTGCGGCAGCCCAGCCAGCCCGCCGAGCGCCACAGCGCGCTTTCCACGGCGATCAGGGCCAGGAAGAAGGCCAGCGGATGCCAGATGTCGGCCTGGGCGCGGTCCGGCGCCGACATGGCGTCGACGATCAGCTTCATGCCGTATTGCACGAGCACCGCGCAGCTTGCCGCGCCGACGATCAGCAGCGCCAGGGCGGAGAAGCTGCAGGGCCTGGCCCGGACATAGCTGAACAGGAAGGCCAGGGGACGCGAGGGAATGGTGGTGGCGGGCATGGCTGGGAAACGGCTCAGAACGGATAGGCGCGCGCGGCGCCCGCGGCCGGTACGGTGCGCGGCCGGCCCTCGAGCACGCCGCGAAAGCGGCGCTCCTGCCGCACGACTTCCGCGGCGGTGGCGGGGTCGACGCGGCGGCGGCCTTGGGCATCGGCGTGGCCCAGCAGGCCCGTGGGACAGTGCCGGTCGTCCCCCCAGCCGGGATAGTCCGTGACCGGATACAGGCATATCCCCACGATCGGCACGCCACGCGCCATCGCGGCCGCGGCCTCGTCGCAGACGTAGCGCAGCCAGGGTGCGCGCAGCTCGCCTTCCGCGCCGGTCTCGGCGACCAGGATGGGGCGGCGGTAGCGGGTGTGGACAGCATCCAGCAACTCGCGCATGGGGGTGTACGCCGGATCGCCGCGCGAGATGGTCGGACCGTCCAGGTACCACTGGTTATGCGGATAGAAATTCACGCCCACGATGTCCAGGTAGCCGGGCGCCCCGCCCAGCTCGGGCGCCATGGCGCCGCCGATCATGTCCCACCCCTGGTACTGCGCCTGGGTGTGGCCGCGCGCGGCGGCCGTGTCCGCCCCGTCCAGCGGCGCGACATGGATCATGGGATCGGCCAGCACGAAGCGTGCGCGCGCGTCGACCTGCCTTATCGCGTCCATGGCGGCCAGGGTGCAGGCGACCAGCTGGCGTTTCAAGGCGTCGCCGCGGCCCGTGGCGCAGGGACCGAAATGCCCCATCTCGCCCCCGGCCCAGGCCCAGAAGGATATCTCGTTCACGGGGCAATAGAAGGGCACCTGCGGACAGCGCTCGCGTATGAGCGCCGCGGCGTGTTCGGCGTATCGGGCGAAGCGCGCCGGAAACGCCGGGCTCCAGATGTCCAGGTGCTCCGGCCAACCGTAGTGGCACAGGTCCCAGATCACCTGCGTGCCGCTTGCCGCGGCCGCCTCGATCTGCGCCATCGCGCTGCGCCAGTCGAAGCTGCCGTCGGGCTGTTCTATGCGGTGCCAGCGCAAGCCGTCGCGTACCGTACGCATGCCGTACTCGGCCAGCGCGCGATAGTCGGACAGCGCATGGCTGGCGTGGCCGGTGCTTTCCAGCAGGTCCAGCCGCCTGCCGTCGGGAAGCTTCAGGGTCGAGCATTCGAAGCCTCCTTGCAGGAAACTGCGGAACAGGTTCGGCATGGCGGCTCCCGTCATGCGACCGCGGGCTGCGGCGCCACGGTGGGGCCGGCGCGATGCTCGGCCTCTACGCGGGCATAGGCGGCCAGGGCCTGCGCCACCACCTGGTCCATGTTGTAGTAGCGGTAGGTCGCCAACCGGCCGACGAAGAGCACGTGGGGACGCTCGTCGGCCATGGCCTGGTAGCGGCGGTACAGCGCGGCGTTTTCCGGCCGCGGCACCGGGTAGTAGGGGTCGCCTTCCTCGCTGGGATATTCGTAGGTGACGCTGGTCTTGGCGTGTTGCTGGCCGGTCAGGTGCTTGTATTCGGTGATGCGGGTGTAGGGCACGTCTTCGGCCGGGTAGTTGACCACGCCCACCGGCTGGAATCGCGCCTGGTCGAAGGTCGCATGCCGGAAGGCGAGCGAACGGTAGGGCAGCCGCCCGTGGCAGTAATCGAAATACTCGTCGATGGGGCCGGTGTAGACCAGGCGCCGGGCCGGCACGGCGCCACGCAGTTCGCGATAGTCGGTGTCCAGCAATACGTCGATGTCCGGATGGTCCAGCATGCGCTCGAACATTGCCGTATAGCCCCTGTCCGGCATGGCCTGGAAGCGGTCGGTGAAGTAGCGGTCGTCGGCGGACGTGCGGGCCGGCACCCGCGCCGTCACGCTCTTGTCCAGCTGCGACGGGTCCAGGCCCCATTGCTTGCGCGTATAGCCGCGGAAGAAAAGCTCGTACAGCTCGCGGCCCACCTGCGAGACGACCATGTCCTCGGCGGTGCGGATCTGCAATGGGGTTTCGGCCTTGGCCGCCAGGAAGGCCTGCGCGGTTTCGCTGTTGAACGGGCCACCGTACAGCATGGACAAGGTGGTCAGGTTGATGGGCATGGGCACCAGCTTGTCCTCGACCTGCGCCAGCACACGGTGTTCGTAGGGCCGCCATCCCGTAAAGCGGGAGAGATATTTCACCACCTGGTCGGCGTTGGTGTGGAAGATATGCGGCCCATAGCGGTGCACCAGTATCCCGTCCTCGTTCAAATGATCGTAGGCATTGCCGCCTATGTGGGGCCGGCGGTCGATGACCAGTACCCGCTGGCCCAGCCCGGCCGCCAGGCGTTCGGCCAGCACGCAGCCCGCGAAACCCGCGCCGACGACCAGATAGTCATAGCGGGAGGCCCCGGCACGCCCCGCGCGGGCGTCCCGCCTGTCGGGAAGCTCGCCACGCTGCGGCATGGGCACCACCGGCGCCGGACGCCGGGGGGGCACGCGCGCCATCAGCCGCGACATCGCGCTCCAGGTCTGTTCCCAGGACATATCGGCCAGCACGCGATCCGCCTCGGCGGCAAGGACCTGGGGGGAGCGCGCGTCCCGCAGCGCCGCCTCGGCCGCCCGCACGAAGGCTTCCGCGTCGTCCGCGATCCGCACCAGGGGGCAGTCGCCATAGCTGCGCTCGACGTCGGCGATGCGCGTGCTTACCACCGGACGGCCGCCCGCGATGAACTCCGGCGTCTTGGTCGGGCTGATGAAGCGCGTGGACTCGTTCAGCGCGAAGGGCATCAGCGCGACGTCCCACCCGGACAGATAGGCGGGCAGCGCGCCGTAATCCCTGGGCCCGAGATAATGGATGTTGTCCGCGCGCGGCAGCATCGCGGGATCGATCTTGACGACTGGACCGATGAACACCAATTGCCAGTCGGGACGCAGGGCCGCCACGCGTGCGATCAGCGCGGTATCGAAGCGTTCGTCCAGGACCCCATAGAAGCCCAGCTTGGGGCCCGGTATCCGGGCTTGATCGGGCGGCTCGCCGCCG is from Bordetella bronchialis and encodes:
- the glf gene encoding UDP-galactopyranose mutase, whose amino-acid sequence is MLSHARTQATGPAPSAGDTRPPVDGTPRPDLICFSHLRWNFVYQRPQHLLSRFAKSHRVYYVEEPIAIDGGQARMDRQSVAAGVTVLVPLLPAGLDGDRTEARVRALLDQVIEDDAIDPSVLWYYTPMALGFSAHLAADVVVYDCMDELSAFRGAPPRLTEREAELMRRADIVFTGGYSLYEAKRARHPNVHAFPSSVDVDHFKQARLPGGEPPDQARIPGPKLGFYGVLDERFDTALIARVAALRPDWQLVFIGPVVKIDPAMLPRADNIHYLGPRDYGALPAYLSGWDVALMPFALNESTRFISPTKTPEFIAGGRPVVSTRIADVERSYGDCPLVRIADDAEAFVRAAEAALRDARSPQVLAAEADRVLADMSWEQTWSAMSRLMARVPPRRPAPVVPMPQRGELPDRRDARAGRAGASRYDYLVVGAGFAGCVLAERLAAGLGQRVLVIDRRPHIGGNAYDHLNEDGILVHRYGPHIFHTNADQVVKYLSRFTGWRPYEHRVLAQVEDKLVPMPINLTTLSMLYGGPFNSETAQAFLAAKAETPLQIRTAEDMVVSQVGRELYELFFRGYTRKQWGLDPSQLDKSVTARVPARTSADDRYFTDRFQAMPDRGYTAMFERMLDHPDIDVLLDTDYRELRGAVPARRLVYTGPIDEYFDYCHGRLPYRSLAFRHATFDQARFQPVGVVNYPAEDVPYTRITEYKHLTGQQHAKTSVTYEYPSEEGDPYYPVPRPENAALYRRYQAMADERPHVLFVGRLATYRYYNMDQVVAQALAAYARVEAEHRAGPTVAPQPAVA
- a CDS encoding ABC transporter ATP-binding protein, which produces MPATTIPSRPLAFLFSYVRARPCSFSALALLIVGAASCAVLVQYGMKLIVDAMSAPDRAQADIWHPLAFFLALIAVESALWRSAGWLGCRTIVASCADMRIDLFDHLTGHSLPFFKRHLTGALGNRISSTATASATIYGTLTWNVTPPCVEFIGATLVLLTIDWKLALALTLFVASVAAVIVLFGVRGRKLHETYGMHASRVGGEIIDTVSNIWTVQAFAARHLERKRLRWQVDQEAGAQRRSWMYLEKARVLHDICLWLMAGTMLLWALHAWRGGTMTTGDVVVVSALAFRILHGSRDLALALVGTAQQFGVIAEMLGVVAQPHGMSDRPDARPYQPLGGEIEFEAVHYAYPDGHVVFRGLDLHIPAGQKVGVVGASGAGKSTLLNLLQRLDDVGAGRILLDGQPVAGLTRDSLRQAIAVVPQDVPLFRRTVMENIRYGRPDASDDEVHEAARLAHCDEFIDRLPDGYQTLLVERGASLSGGQRQRLSMARAFLKNAPILLLDEATSALDSRSEERVQQALGQLMRNRTVIAVAHRLSTLSSFDRIIVLDEGRIVEDGAPDALRERGGLFSALWRMQSLQEPLEENLSTR
- a CDS encoding beta-glucosidase, whose translation is MPNLFRSFLQGGFECSTLKLPDGRRLDLLESTGHASHALSDYRALAEYGMRTVRDGLRWHRIEQPDGSFDWRSAMAQIEAAAASGTQVIWDLCHYGWPEHLDIWSPAFPARFARYAEHAAALIRERCPQVPFYCPVNEISFWAWAGGEMGHFGPCATGRGDALKRQLVACTLAAMDAIRQVDARARFVLADPMIHVAPLDGADTAAARGHTQAQYQGWDMIGGAMAPELGGAPGYLDIVGVNFYPHNQWYLDGPTISRGDPAYTPMRELLDAVHTRYRRPILVAETGAEGELRAPWLRYVCDEAAAAMARGVPIVGICLYPVTDYPGWGDDRHCPTGLLGHADAQGRRRVDPATAAEVVRQERRFRGVLEGRPRTVPAAGAARAYPF